Proteins encoded in a region of the Candidatus Obscuribacter sp. genome:
- a CDS encoding sel1 repeat family protein — protein MTFEPFCSALEVMKKIKITRHYLLALALSLSFCGQILLVSGCASHQSPDSFDLNSYLQKQEGLQMYAGETLRTLQEEAKSGDTQSQSKLGVYYFIGYGTKPDPIKAFEMLRASADKGDSRAQFCLGMMYWKGNGVTSNLSEAYRYLTLASKGVGQDAEMARSFREHLKTQLPPAQVEEADAASGTNLLPPQN, from the coding sequence TTGACATTCGAACCATTTTGTAGTGCACTAGAAGTAATGAAAAAGATAAAGATCACCAGGCACTATTTGCTTGCGCTCGCCTTGAGCCTGAGCTTTTGTGGTCAGATTTTATTGGTGAGTGGCTGTGCCAGTCATCAATCGCCGGATTCGTTTGATCTCAATAGCTATCTTCAAAAGCAAGAAGGGTTGCAAATGTATGCCGGTGAAACCCTCCGCACTTTACAAGAGGAAGCCAAGTCTGGCGACACCCAATCTCAGTCCAAGTTGGGAGTCTATTATTTTATTGGCTATGGTACAAAGCCTGACCCTATTAAGGCATTTGAGATGCTTCGTGCATCTGCTGACAAAGGTGATTCGAGGGCACAGTTTTGCCTGGGAATGATGTATTGGAAAGGAAACGGGGTCACTTCCAATCTGTCTGAAGCCTATCGCTATTTAACCCTTGCAAGTAAAGGGGTTGGACAGGATGCAGAAATGGCTCGTAGCTTTCGTGAGCATTTGAAAACGCAGTTACCGCCAGCGCAGGTCGAAGAGGCCGATGCGGCAAGCGGTACCAATTTGTTGCCACCACAAAATTAG
- a CDS encoding tetratricopeptide repeat protein, translating into MSRNIKPDNSGSLSVQIVTRAFFASLILSSLTVPCQAQGMMEYGSLLAAPKALPSSGTINALTRPFSSYTLPGGAPPAVNGAAAGGQLAPYQIMGADGNPQIDPKKVKLIADKAAKAYELAKAKAKITSPTAKDLKDAETSLREAITLRNSVWGYQDPAIPGMLNMLGDIYEKQKQTQSAESCYKSALVYINHRSGSGSYERVDTLNNLARLYEKNGQNKEALDNYAQVGTIRERQNGENSLLAIKSRLNWARVAGLMDKPEAEALFERCLKSVEKADRQKEADGYKKVVSELAVDYPSYLAKHERATMLSEVKVRLTALESAPAATTSATDDTTNATASKTAGPGTPAVQVNAPASVLPGTVASPRDSVSNNAIQKGDAKATSQKP; encoded by the coding sequence ATGAGTCGAAACATCAAACCCGACAATAGCGGTTCTTTATCGGTACAGATAGTAACAAGGGCATTTTTTGCTAGTTTAATACTCTCCAGCCTCACTGTACCCTGCCAGGCTCAGGGCATGATGGAGTACGGTAGTTTGCTGGCCGCCCCCAAGGCCTTACCTTCTTCGGGCACAATTAACGCCCTGACCAGACCTTTTAGTAGCTACACTTTACCAGGTGGCGCACCACCTGCGGTGAATGGTGCGGCAGCCGGCGGACAACTAGCTCCGTATCAGATTATGGGTGCTGATGGCAATCCGCAAATTGACCCCAAAAAGGTCAAACTGATAGCAGACAAGGCTGCCAAAGCCTACGAGCTGGCCAAAGCCAAAGCCAAAATCACCAGCCCTACCGCCAAAGATCTCAAAGATGCAGAAACAAGCTTGCGCGAAGCAATAACACTACGCAATTCGGTCTGGGGCTATCAAGATCCCGCCATCCCAGGCATGCTTAACATGCTCGGCGACATCTACGAAAAGCAAAAACAGACTCAAAGTGCTGAGTCTTGCTACAAGAGTGCTTTGGTCTATATCAATCACCGCTCTGGCTCGGGCAGTTATGAACGAGTAGACACATTGAACAATCTGGCCAGGCTTTACGAAAAAAATGGTCAGAACAAAGAAGCTCTGGATAACTACGCTCAGGTTGGCACTATAAGAGAACGGCAGAACGGTGAAAACAGCCTCCTGGCTATTAAATCCAGGCTCAATTGGGCACGTGTAGCGGGACTTATGGATAAGCCTGAGGCGGAAGCATTATTTGAGCGTTGTCTAAAATCAGTAGAAAAGGCAGACCGCCAAAAAGAGGCGGATGGTTATAAGAAGGTCGTAAGCGAGCTTGCCGTCGACTATCCCTCTTATCTAGCCAAGCATGAGCGGGCTACTATGCTGAGCGAAGTCAAAGTGCGCCTTACGGCACTAGAAAGTGCTCCCGCAGCGACAACCAGCGCAACCGACGACACCACCAACGCAACTGCGTCCAAAACAGCTGGTCCGGGCACCCCTGCCGTGCAAGTCAACGCACCTGCCTCAGTATTACCCGGTACAGTTGCCTCGCCAAGAGATTCAGTTAGCAACAATGCCATTCAAAAGGGTGATGCAAAAGCCACAAGTCAAAAACCTTGA
- a CDS encoding lipase maturation factor family protein produces MPFKRVMQKPQVKNLDQLRLHLEHFYLERRVTLEVTARLAGLIFFIAFVGLLPQLNCLYGTTGLLPVTEYFDGLKGAHMNFSSYPTLLWLKPDVTGMVLTAISGVIASLLAFCNKAKTIALLVSYFCYFSLLQAGQDFLSFQWDILLLEVGFVSAFICSRPLSAAVKGLFAWLLILIGFKLMLLSGLCKLLSQDASWSGLTALNYHFYTQPLPTPLAAFIQALPQDWLKLLCGSTLFIELIIPLAFLPDARADSLPLRPLYFCKF; encoded by the coding sequence ATGCCATTCAAAAGGGTGATGCAAAAGCCACAAGTCAAAAACCTTGATCAACTAAGGCTGCATCTAGAGCATTTCTATCTGGAGCGGCGCGTCACACTGGAAGTCACAGCCAGACTGGCTGGGCTCATATTTTTTATTGCTTTTGTAGGACTTTTGCCACAACTCAATTGTCTTTACGGCACCACTGGGCTTTTGCCAGTAACCGAATACTTTGATGGGCTTAAAGGTGCCCACATGAATTTTTCTAGCTATCCCACACTGCTTTGGCTTAAACCAGACGTCACAGGCATGGTGCTGACAGCGATATCTGGAGTTATCGCTTCACTGCTGGCCTTCTGCAATAAAGCAAAGACAATAGCCTTGCTCGTTTCCTATTTTTGCTATTTCTCGCTTTTACAAGCAGGTCAGGATTTTTTGTCCTTTCAATGGGACATACTTTTACTTGAAGTTGGCTTTGTCAGCGCATTTATTTGCAGTAGGCCGCTTAGCGCAGCAGTTAAAGGGTTATTTGCCTGGCTCCTCATTTTAATTGGATTTAAATTGATGTTATTGTCTGGCCTTTGCAAACTTCTCAGTCAGGATGCAAGCTGGTCAGGGCTTACAGCCTTAAACTATCATTTTTATACACAACCACTGCCTACTCCTCTTGCTGCCTTTATCCAGGCTCTCCCGCAAGACTGGCTTAAACTATTGTGCGGCTCGACTTTGTTCATTGAGCTGATCATTCCTTTGGCGTTTTTACCGGACGCAAGGGCAGACTCTTTGCCTTTGCGTCCTTTATATTTTTGCAAGTTCTAA
- a CDS encoding lipase maturation factor family protein: MISGNYGFFNWLSIVLFVPLLDDKAIAFYAKKERRKFKASPRSRQLIQWTGATLALCLISANLILLTGYIIPQPLIMRLLIAMPEHFYLVNSYGLFSVMTTQRPEIVIEGSNDGVHFSPYEFAFKPGNERRPPPLVAPYQPRLDWQLWFEALRATADENDLNRPLSQRLVTPSPWFINLIAALQSNDPNVTAALSFNPFKKQGPRYIRARIVQYKFATPAEILRDGIYWHSDFGGSRNIYFEN, translated from the coding sequence ATGATTAGCGGTAATTATGGCTTCTTCAATTGGCTATCAATTGTGCTCTTTGTGCCCCTACTGGACGACAAAGCAATTGCCTTTTATGCAAAAAAGGAGCGGCGTAAATTCAAAGCATCGCCCCGCAGCAGACAATTAATACAATGGACCGGGGCTACATTGGCGCTTTGTCTAATCAGTGCAAACCTTATCCTATTGACTGGCTATATCATTCCCCAGCCATTGATAATGAGGCTTCTAATAGCCATGCCCGAACACTTTTATCTAGTAAATAGTTACGGACTATTTAGTGTGATGACCACACAGCGACCCGAAATAGTCATTGAAGGCTCAAATGATGGCGTGCATTTTAGCCCTTATGAATTTGCTTTTAAACCGGGTAACGAACGCCGCCCACCACCACTGGTGGCGCCTTATCAACCTCGTCTGGACTGGCAACTCTGGTTTGAGGCATTAAGAGCCACGGCTGACGAAAATGATTTAAACAGACCATTGTCTCAAAGGCTTGTTACACCAAGCCCCTGGTTTATCAACCTCATTGCCGCCTTGCAAAGTAATGACCCAAATGTGACAGCAGCACTGAGTTTTAATCCCTTTAAAAAGCAGGGACCGAGATATATCAGAGCCCGTATTGTGCAGTATAAATTTGCCACACCGGCAGAAATTTTACGAGATGGCATCTACTGGCATTCTGACTTCGGAGGCAGCCGCAATATCTACTTCGAAAACTAA